TCCGCTACCCGGTGCTGGTCCCGAACGACCGCGGTCTCAACCGCGCGCTCGACGCGGGCGTAGACCACATCGCGATCTTCGCCAGCGCCACCGAGACCTTCGCCCAGCGCAACCTGAACTCGACCTTCGACGACCAGTTCGGCATGTTCGAACCGGTGGTCACGCGGGCCCGCAAGGAGGGCCTCGAGGTCCGCGGCTACCTGTCGATGTGCTTCGGCGACCCGTGGGAAGGCGTGGTCGACGTGGAGCAGGTCGTGCGGGCGGGCAAGCGGCTGCTCGACTTCGGCTGCTCGCAGCTCTCGCTCGGCGACACCATCGGCGTCGCGACCACGAACCAGGTCACCCGGCTGATCGAGGCGTTCGGCGACACCGCCGACGTCTCCAAGCTGGCTGTGCACTTCCATGACACCTACGGCCAGGCGCTGGCCAACACCGAGGCCGCGCTGCGCGCCGGGGTGTCCACTGTGGACTCGTCGGCGGGCGGGCTCGGCGGCTGCCCGTACGCCGAGTCGGCGACCGGCAACCTGGCGACCGAGGACCTGGTCTGGCTGCTGGAAGGCCTCGGCGTGGAGCACGGCGTCGATCTCGGCAAGCTGGTGGAGACCAGCGTGTGGATGGCCGGGCAGCTGGGCCGTCCGTCGCCGTCGCGGGTAGTGAACGCGCTTGCCGGATAGCGCTCCCGAGTTCGTCCCGCTCAGCGCGGAGACGTGGCCGTTGTTCGAGCAGCTCTTCGGCCCCGGCGGGGTGCAGGGCGGCTGCTGGTGTTCGTTCTTCCGGCTCAGCGGCCCGGACTTCAAGGCCGCTGGCCGCGAGGGCCGCAAAGAGCACGTCCGAGGCGAGGCTCAGGACGGGAAACCGTTGGGGCTCTTGGGCATTGTCGACGGCGAACCGCTCGGCTGGGTGGCCGTGTCGCCGCGGAAGGACAATCCGCGGCTGGCCCGGTCGCGCGTGCTGGCGTCGGACGAACCGGGCGCGGTCTGGTCGGTGACGTGCTTCTACCTCCACCGCCGCGGCCGTCGGCGCGGGCTGGCGACGGCGCTGCTGCGGGCTGCCGTGGACTACGCCGCCGAGCAGGGCGCGGAAACCGTCGAGGGGTATCCGGTGGAACCCGGGCCGCGGTCCGCCTCCTCGGACCTCTACCACGGCACCACCGGCATGTTCGCCGACGCGGGGTTCGAGGTGGTCGAGAAGCGCGGCCTGGCCCGCGCGTTGGTGCGACGGCGCCTCCCCGTAGCCCGATAAGGTGGGTTTCCCGCTCGCCCGGAACCTTCCGGCGCGAGCGAGCGTCCGATCCGGTGCCGGCACGACCGAGAAGAGGGTGCCAGTGTCCGACCAGCCCGAACCGGCAGAC
The nucleotide sequence above comes from Amycolatopsis sp. AA4. Encoded proteins:
- a CDS encoding hydroxymethylglutaryl-CoA lyase encodes the protein MGAREVGLPERVPAGGLPPRVEIWEVGARDGLQNESSVVPVEVKLEFLDRLAGAGLTTLEATSFVHPKWVPQLADAEQLLAGLDRRDGVRYPVLVPNDRGLNRALDAGVDHIAIFASATETFAQRNLNSTFDDQFGMFEPVVTRARKEGLEVRGYLSMCFGDPWEGVVDVEQVVRAGKRLLDFGCSQLSLGDTIGVATTNQVTRLIEAFGDTADVSKLAVHFHDTYGQALANTEAALRAGVSTVDSSAGGLGGCPYAESATGNLATEDLVWLLEGLGVEHGVDLGKLVETSVWMAGQLGRPSPSRVVNALAG
- a CDS encoding GNAT family N-acetyltransferase, coding for MPDSAPEFVPLSAETWPLFEQLFGPGGVQGGCWCSFFRLSGPDFKAAGREGRKEHVRGEAQDGKPLGLLGIVDGEPLGWVAVSPRKDNPRLARSRVLASDEPGAVWSVTCFYLHRRGRRRGLATALLRAAVDYAAEQGAETVEGYPVEPGPRSASSDLYHGTTGMFADAGFEVVEKRGLARALVRRRLPVAR